A stretch of the Actinoalloteichus fjordicus genome encodes the following:
- a CDS encoding serine hydrolase domain-containing protein, whose product MSIRPAGSPDSTRRVTLTVAAGLAVLATIAACAGPADSAVPLAAHDVSATAPPASPTPGTALTTLLDDAVAAGVPGVVVRVDDGVREPIELARQADWTIADHRLTVHDQFRMGSNTKTMIGVLVLQLVAEQRLSLEDSIEKWLPGAVPNGNEITLRMLLNHTSGLADYIYAPEVLALITGQSTTPLPPARLLEMGVSLPALSPPGTRHAYSNTNYVALGMVLEDVSGETMESLFQQRILDPLELSDTYLATDGESRDGDLLADGYEPDAEHLAPLLPPGTPEGVAFAGESRNGHVTVTSIDPSWAWAAGAVVSTPQDWQRFLRALLSGEVLPPAQLAEMKDTVVEIPDDPASARYGLGLEQYQSPCGPVWGHTGGIPGYSSANYVDEAGTRSVTVVTTTQFGLLEAELGAADQAVIDGAVCTMLGETLPVATN is encoded by the coding sequence ATGAGTATTCGGCCTGCCGGATCACCGGATTCCACTCGACGGGTGACGCTGACCGTCGCCGCCGGCCTGGCCGTGCTGGCCACGATCGCCGCCTGCGCCGGACCCGCTGACTCCGCCGTTCCACTCGCAGCCCACGACGTCAGCGCGACCGCCCCGCCGGCCTCCCCGACTCCGGGCACCGCGCTGACCACCCTGCTGGACGATGCCGTCGCCGCAGGCGTGCCAGGTGTCGTGGTCCGGGTCGACGACGGCGTCAGGGAACCGATCGAACTCGCGCGGCAAGCCGACTGGACCATCGCCGATCACCGTCTGACGGTCCACGACCAGTTTCGGATGGGATCGAACACCAAGACCATGATCGGCGTCTTAGTCCTGCAGCTGGTCGCCGAGCAACGGCTCTCCCTGGAGGATTCAATCGAGAAATGGCTGCCCGGCGCGGTGCCGAACGGGAATGAGATCACGCTCAGAATGCTGCTGAATCACACGAGCGGCCTCGCCGACTACATCTACGCCCCCGAGGTTCTGGCTCTGATCACCGGCCAGAGCACCACGCCGCTGCCGCCCGCTCGGCTGCTCGAGATGGGGGTGAGCCTGCCCGCACTATCGCCGCCCGGCACCCGCCACGCCTACAGCAACACCAACTACGTCGCCCTCGGTATGGTGTTGGAGGACGTCAGCGGCGAGACGATGGAATCGTTGTTCCAGCAGCGAATCCTCGACCCCCTGGAGTTGTCCGACACCTACCTGGCGACCGACGGCGAGTCCCGTGACGGTGACCTGCTGGCCGATGGGTACGAACCCGACGCCGAACACCTCGCGCCGCTACTGCCGCCGGGCACGCCCGAAGGTGTCGCCTTCGCGGGTGAGTCTCGGAACGGCCACGTCACGGTGACATCGATCGACCCGTCCTGGGCCTGGGCCGCGGGTGCGGTGGTATCCACTCCGCAGGACTGGCAACGATTCCTGCGTGCGCTGTTGTCCGGCGAGGTGCTGCCGCCCGCGCAGCTGGCCGAGATGAAGGACACCGTCGTGGAGATCCCCGACGACCCGGCGAGCGCGCGGTACGGGCTCGGCCTCGAGCAGTACCAGAGCCCGTGCGGGCCGGTCTGGGGCCACACCGGCGGAATCCCCGGCTACTCCAGCGCGAACTACGTCGACGAGGCGGGCACGCGATCGGTCACCGTGGTCACCACGACGCAGTTCGGGCTGCTCGAAGCGGAGCTCGGCGCCGCTGACCAGGCGGTGATCGACGGCGCGGTCTGCACGATGCTGGGCGAGACGTTGCCAGTCGCCACGAACTGA
- a CDS encoding response regulator has protein sequence MSEQITVVVVDDEEIIRVGLTTILEGRPDLTVVGTATHGEEAVDVCVQLRPDVLLLDIRMPRRDGLWALAELGRRGLLGPGRTQVLMLTTFDLDEYVDDALAAGAAGFLLKNSSYEELTAAVRASAAGHSALSPAVTRRIIDGHLTARHRPDTRDLARLTNLTARERLVLNLIGDGLSNAEIAERLVVSLHTVKTHVSRVLTKTGCQSRAQAAVLARNTRS, from the coding sequence ATGTCTGAGCAGATCACCGTGGTGGTGGTAGACGACGAAGAGATCATCCGTGTCGGCCTGACCACGATCCTGGAGGGCCGGCCCGACCTCACCGTCGTGGGCACCGCCACCCACGGTGAGGAAGCCGTCGACGTCTGCGTCCAGCTCCGGCCCGACGTACTGCTGCTGGACATCCGAATGCCACGCCGAGACGGGTTGTGGGCGCTGGCCGAACTGGGTAGACGCGGGCTACTCGGCCCCGGCCGTACCCAGGTGCTCATGCTCACCACCTTCGATCTCGACGAGTACGTGGACGATGCACTCGCCGCAGGCGCGGCGGGATTCCTGCTCAAGAACAGTTCCTACGAGGAGCTGACCGCCGCAGTTCGGGCCTCGGCGGCTGGACACAGCGCGCTGAGCCCGGCGGTGACCCGGCGGATCATCGACGGACACCTGACTGCCCGGCACCGGCCGGATACCCGTGACCTCGCCAGGCTGACGAACCTCACCGCGCGAGAACGCCTCGTGTTGAACCTGATCGGGGACGGACTGAGCAATGCCGAGATCGCCGAGCGACTCGTGGTCAGCCTCCACACGGTGAAAACCCACGTCAGCCGCGTGCTCACGAAAACCGGCTGCCAGAGCCGGGCCCAGGCAGCGGTGCTGGCGAGAAATACTCGATCCTGA
- a CDS encoding sensor histidine kinase produces MTGDSGRWRWWEADAVVIALTLVAPPLLQPSTDESSTAWLLLIGFELVALVALSARRRVPVTAFLLIFGTLVAAVVGGAAGGVRLSPLVFLPLAVVLYNLGNHGVHLARTGLAALTGGGMLAAGLWINWETASAADFRGGIDVFAMLAPMPLAWAMGFAARTRRALLAAAEERAADASREQQLRAEQAAQRERVRIASEMHDLVAHSLTLLVVHAETLRARGSDLPDWARTQADGLALAGRQLGGELRDLLRVLHDPAEAAPLRPTPGLGELPALLAAHRADGGTVDARLGHELAASSRPVQLAGYRIVQESLTNARRHAPGAAVVLTLDIDDGQLRVEVVNSPAVRPGAQDVGAGLGLISMRERVEASGGELTAGPTCDGGFRIMATMPLEFADV; encoded by the coding sequence GTGACGGGAGATTCTGGCCGGTGGCGTTGGTGGGAAGCGGATGCCGTGGTCATCGCGTTGACCCTGGTGGCGCCGCCGCTGTTACAGCCGAGCACGGACGAGTCTTCAACCGCGTGGTTGCTGCTGATCGGCTTCGAGCTGGTGGCCCTGGTTGCCTTGTCGGCTCGGCGTCGAGTGCCGGTCACCGCCTTCCTGCTGATCTTCGGCACGTTGGTGGCGGCAGTCGTGGGCGGTGCGGCCGGGGGAGTCAGGTTGTCTCCGTTGGTCTTCCTGCCACTCGCGGTGGTCCTCTACAACCTGGGAAACCACGGTGTCCACCTGGCTCGCACCGGACTGGCCGCACTGACGGGCGGCGGGATGCTCGCAGCAGGCCTCTGGATCAACTGGGAGACGGCCAGCGCGGCAGACTTCCGAGGTGGCATCGACGTGTTCGCCATGCTGGCTCCGATGCCGTTGGCCTGGGCGATGGGCTTCGCCGCCCGCACCCGCCGCGCGTTGCTCGCCGCTGCCGAAGAGCGGGCGGCGGACGCGTCCCGCGAGCAACAGCTGCGCGCCGAGCAGGCCGCCCAACGGGAACGGGTGCGCATCGCCAGTGAGATGCACGACCTGGTCGCGCATTCACTGACCCTGCTCGTCGTGCATGCGGAAACCCTTCGTGCCCGAGGTAGCGACCTGCCCGACTGGGCCCGTACCCAGGCCGACGGGCTTGCCTTGGCGGGCAGGCAGCTCGGCGGCGAACTGCGGGACCTGCTGCGGGTGCTGCATGATCCGGCAGAGGCAGCCCCACTGCGTCCGACTCCGGGGCTCGGTGAGCTGCCTGCGCTGCTGGCGGCCCACCGGGCCGACGGCGGAACCGTCGACGCGCGACTCGGCCACGAGCTGGCGGCGTCGTCGCGCCCAGTGCAACTGGCTGGATATCGCATCGTGCAGGAGTCGCTGACCAACGCCCGCCGTCATGCCCCCGGCGCGGCGGTCGTCCTCACTCTCGATATCGACGACGGGCAACTGCGGGTCGAGGTGGTGAACAGTCCTGCTGTTCGGCCTGGTGCGCAGGATGTGGGAGCGGGCCTCGGGTTGATCAGCATGCGCGAACGGGTTGAGGCGTCGGGTGGCGAACTGACCGCAGGCCCGACCTGTGACGGCGGGTTCCGCATCATGGCCACGATGCCGCTGGAGTTCGCTGATGTCTGA
- a CDS encoding helix-turn-helix transcriptional regulator has product MKNSTSMMTSCRTVITTKNGDASDDDCDIYTSLSEQSGLCTAHLDTHLRVRDASEDFCDQFDRTAAQVCGLNFVELVHPSARRLLQQQFGRLIEGTNKSFVDKLTTVRQQRTARLGDLWAMAVTERAGELKHILVLLNPATDESQSVKPKKRLMLSSMDATIIENVASGLSSVTIANRMYLSRQSVEYHVSNLIREFKVANRTALIAKAYSLGILSSDVWPPRVPEAYIK; this is encoded by the coding sequence ATGAAAAACTCGACCAGCATGATGACCTCGTGCAGAACAGTCATCACCACCAAGAACGGAGATGCCTCCGACGATGACTGCGATATCTACACCTCGTTGTCCGAGCAGTCCGGTCTCTGCACGGCCCACCTGGACACGCACCTGCGGGTTCGCGATGCCAGTGAGGATTTCTGCGATCAGTTCGACCGGACCGCCGCACAGGTCTGCGGGTTGAATTTCGTCGAGCTCGTCCATCCCAGCGCGCGCAGGCTGCTACAGCAGCAATTCGGACGCCTGATCGAGGGCACCAACAAGAGTTTCGTCGATAAGCTGACCACCGTTCGTCAGCAGCGAACCGCACGCCTCGGTGACCTGTGGGCCATGGCGGTGACCGAGCGGGCCGGGGAATTGAAGCACATCCTGGTGCTGCTCAACCCCGCGACCGACGAGAGTCAGTCCGTCAAACCGAAGAAACGCCTCATGCTCTCGTCGATGGATGCGACGATCATCGAGAACGTCGCATCCGGACTGTCCAGTGTGACCATTGCGAACCGAATGTACCTGAGTAGGCAGAGCGTCGAGTACCACGTGAGCAATTTGATCCGCGAGTTCAAGGTGGCCAACCGCACCGCGCTCATCGCGAAAGCCTACAGCCTGGGTATTCTCTCTTCCGACGTGTGGCCGCCCCGGGTTCCCGAAGCGTATATCAAGTAG